One Streptomyces sp. CNQ-509 DNA window includes the following coding sequences:
- a CDS encoding 3-hydroxyacyl-CoA dehydrogenase family protein — protein MDRSPVPESPEFPPVPFPTVAVVGLGTMGTGLCEVLARAGREVVGIDVSPAAARGCVAALERATERAVARGRLAEGDRAGVLARLRTFPGLRAAADADLVIEVVPESYEIKQQVIAELDGIVRPGTVLATGTNALSVTRLAASSARPERVLGLHFFTPVQAMRLVEVVSSVLTEPSAVAQVTALVRELGKEPVAVGDRPGFIADGLLFGYLNQAAAMYESRYATREDIDAAMKLGCGLPMGPLELLDLIGVDTARTVLEAMYAASQDRLHAPAPVLGQLTAAGFTGRKAGRGFYAYDAPGSGTVVPDAAPGAAAPGAPPRPVEEIGVAGSGTMASGIAEVCARAGYAVTLAARSTDKAAAARARVAASLDRSVARGRLDAAGRDAALARISPAGTLDALAGAGLVVEAVAEDLAVKRQVFAALDEVARPGAVLATTTSSLPVIACAAATSRPEDVVGMHFFNPAQAMKLVEVVRTVRTADDAHATVRAVCARLGKHAVDCGDRAGFIVNALLFPYLNNAVKMVQEHYASPDDIDAAMKLGGGYPMGPFELLDVVGLDVSLAIERVLHREFRDPGLAPAPLLEHLVAAGCLGRKTGRGFREYAAAGR, from the coding sequence ATGGACCGCAGCCCTGTCCCCGAGTCCCCCGAGTTCCCCCCTGTTCCCTTCCCCACCGTGGCCGTCGTCGGCCTCGGCACCATGGGCACCGGCCTCTGCGAGGTGCTGGCCCGCGCCGGCCGCGAGGTCGTCGGCATCGACGTGAGCCCGGCCGCCGCCCGCGGCTGCGTCGCCGCGCTGGAGCGCGCCACCGAGCGCGCCGTGGCCCGTGGCCGGCTCGCCGAGGGGGATCGCGCCGGCGTCCTGGCCCGGCTGCGCACGTTCCCCGGCCTGCGCGCGGCCGCGGACGCGGACCTGGTCATCGAGGTGGTGCCCGAGTCGTACGAGATCAAGCAGCAGGTCATCGCAGAGCTGGACGGCATCGTCCGCCCCGGCACCGTGCTGGCCACCGGCACCAACGCGCTGTCCGTCACCCGCCTCGCCGCCTCCTCCGCCCGCCCCGAGCGCGTCCTCGGCCTGCACTTCTTCACCCCGGTCCAGGCGATGCGGCTGGTGGAGGTGGTCTCCTCGGTACTCACCGAGCCGTCCGCGGTGGCGCAGGTCACCGCGCTGGTACGGGAGTTGGGCAAGGAGCCCGTCGCGGTCGGGGACCGGCCCGGGTTCATCGCCGACGGGCTGCTCTTCGGCTATCTCAACCAGGCCGCGGCGATGTACGAGTCGCGGTACGCCACCCGCGAGGACATCGACGCGGCGATGAAGCTCGGCTGCGGCCTGCCCATGGGCCCGCTGGAGCTGCTCGACCTCATCGGCGTCGACACCGCGCGTACGGTGCTGGAGGCCATGTACGCCGCGTCGCAGGACCGGCTGCACGCCCCCGCACCCGTCCTCGGCCAGTTGACCGCCGCCGGGTTCACCGGCCGCAAGGCGGGCCGCGGCTTCTACGCCTACGACGCCCCGGGCAGCGGCACCGTCGTGCCGGACGCCGCGCCCGGCGCCGCGGCGCCGGGCGCGCCGCCGCGGCCCGTCGAGGAGATCGGCGTGGCCGGCTCGGGCACGATGGCGAGCGGCATCGCGGAGGTCTGCGCCCGGGCCGGGTACGCGGTCACCCTCGCCGCCCGCAGCACGGACAAGGCGGCGGCGGCCCGGGCCCGGGTCGCCGCGTCGCTGGACCGCTCCGTGGCCAGGGGCCGCCTCGACGCCGCCGGCCGCGACGCCGCGCTGGCCCGGATCTCCCCCGCCGGCACCCTGGACGCGCTGGCCGGCGCCGGCCTGGTGGTGGAGGCCGTCGCCGAGGACCTGGCGGTCAAGCGGCAGGTGTTCGCCGCCCTGGACGAGGTGGCACGGCCCGGTGCGGTGCTGGCGACCACCACCTCCTCGCTGCCCGTCATCGCCTGCGCCGCCGCCACCTCGCGCCCCGAGGACGTGGTCGGCATGCACTTCTTCAACCCGGCGCAGGCGATGAAGCTCGTCGAGGTGGTGCGCACGGTCCGTACCGCGGACGACGCGCACGCCACCGTCCGCGCGGTCTGCGCCAGGCTGGGCAAGCACGCGGTGGACTGCGGCGACCGGGCCGGGTTCATCGTCAACGCGCTGCTCTTCCCGTATCTCAACAACGCGGTGAAGATGGTCCAGGAGCACTACGCCTCGCCCGACGACATCGACGCCGCGATGAAGCTCGGCGGCGGCTACCCCATGGGCCCCTTCGAGCTGCTGGACGTCGTCGGCCTGGACGTCTCGCTGGCCATCGAGCGTGTGCTGCACCGCGAGTTCCGCGACCCCGGCCTGGCGCCCGCGCCGCTGCTGGAGCACCTGGTGGCCGCCGGCTGCCTCGGCCGCAAGACGGGCCGCGGCTTCCGCGAGTACGCCGCCGCCGGGCGCTGA